CTGCAGCTGGCGCGCTTTCGCCAGGTGGTGGAAGGGATGGAAGCCATGGGGCTGCGCTTGATAAAACATGCCGCGAACAGCGGCGCCATCTTGGACATGCCGGAGAGCTACTTCGACCTGGTGCGGCCGGGAGTGATGATGTACGGCTACTATCCGTCGCCACACACCAGCAGAAGCCTGCCCCTGCGTCCGGCCATGACCTTCAAGACAAGGGTTCTCTTTGTCAAGAAGGTCGCGCGCGGCACCAGCATCAGCTACGGGCGGCAGTTCATCGCTGCACGGCCGACCACGATCGCCACGCTGCCCGTGGGCTATGCTGATGGCTACAATCGGCTGCTCTCCAACCGAGGCGAAGTGCTCATCCGCGGCAGGCGCTATCCGGTAGTAGGCAGAGTCTGCATGGACCAGATTATGGTGGACCTTGGCCCGGAAAGCGATGTTCAGCCGGGCGACGAAGTCGTTCTCTTTGGCCGCCAAGGCGATGAAGAAGTGAGCGTGTACTCGATCTGCGAAAAGCTTGGGACAATTCCCTACGAGGTGACCTGCTGGGTGTCGGCGCGCGTACCGAGGGTGTACACGCGAGGCGGCTCCCTCAATGGTGACGGAGATGAGCGAACAGCCTGAGGACAATGTTGTCACATCTGCTGCCGAGGAGTTGAATGAAGTAATGAGGGTTCGCCGGCAGAAGCTGGCCAAGTTGGCGGAGCTGTCGGTCAACCCATACCCTTACTCCTTTCGCCGCACCGCTGTGGCCCAGCAGGTACTTGCCGATTTTGCGGGGTACGAGGGCAAAGAGGTGGCGTTGGCGGGGCGCGTCATGTCCCTGCGGCGCATGGGAAAGGCAGCGTTTGCGCATATCGCCGACGCCTCTGGCAAGATACAGATCTACGTGCGGGTGGACC
The sequence above is drawn from the Calditrichota bacterium genome and encodes:
- a CDS encoding alanine racemase, translating into MRPTCAVIDLGAIAYNLGQIRARVAPARIMAVVKANAYGHGALEVASTALASGASYLGVALVEEGMDLRAQGVKAPILVFGGVVPEQAALFVENDLTATVYTPQAAEALAGAAQRLGKAATVHVKIDTGMGRVGVAWKEALSFLRWLTAQEGLRVEGAYTHFATSDEKDKAFAELQLARFRQVVEGMEAMGLRLIKHAANSGAILDMPESYFDLVRPGVMMYGYYPSPHTSRSLPLRPAMTFKTRVLFVKKVARGTSISYGRQFIAARPTTIATLPVGYADGYNRLLSNRGEVLIRGRRYPVVGRVCMDQIMVDLGPESDVQPGDEVVLFGRQGDEEVSVYSICEKLGTIPYEVTCWVSARVPRVYTRGGSLNGDGDERTA
- a CDS encoding lysine--tRNA ligase, whose protein sequence is MVTEMSEQPEDNVVTSAAEELNEVMRVRRQKLAKLAELSVNPYPYSFRRTAVAQQVLADFAGYEGKEVALAGRVMSLRRMGKAAFAHIADASGKIQIYVRVDQVGEAAYQVFDLVDIGDIVGVKGEVFRTKTGEITDLVKE